The segment TCTCCTGCTCGCCTCGAAAGAGGGCTGGCGCCCCGTGCTCGTTCAGACGGGTTCCCAAGGGGCGGCGTTGGAGATTCGGATGCACCGGTCACACCGACTTTCGGGACGAGTGATTTCCGGAGGGCTCCCCGTGGAAGGGGTGGAGGTGGTCGTGGGCTCGGCGAAGCCGTTCTCCAGGGCGGTTCCCTTTCGTGTGAAGACGGATTCAGGCGGACACTTCGAATTCGAGTTGAGCTCGGGCTCTTTTCTCGTCACCGCGCAGCGAGAGGGACAGGCCGCGCTCTCGCGGGTCACCCTGGGCGCGTCACCCATCACCGAGGTGTTGCTGCGGCTGGGTGAAGCGCGCCAGGTCGAGGGCACGGTGCTCGACGACGAGTCCGGGGCAGCCGTGGCGGGCGCACGCGTGACGCTGTTCCCACAGGGCATGCAGTGGCTGACCTTGGAGACCACCACGGGCGCGGATGGTCGCTATCGCGTGGGGCCCGTGGAGCCCGGGGTGTGGCTGTTCAGCATTCGTTCATCCGGGTATGTGACCAGTACTCACTGGGAGCGCACCCTGTCTCCGGACCTGGCCCTCCGGAACTTCGCCCTGCGGCGCGCCGTCCCCATCACGGGACACGTCGTGGACGACGCGGGGCAGCCCATGGGGAACGTGGCGCTGTCGCTGGAGAGTGTGAATCACGGCTACCAGACCTATGAGGAGGTCCGCACGGCCCCGGACGGTTCATTCACGCTGGCGGCTTCTGCCCCCGCGGACTTCCATGTCATCGCGCGAAGCAACCGCTACGTCACGAAGCGCGTGGCAGTCCGGGCACCGATGACGGACCTCCGCATCACCTTGAGCGCGGGGGGCGCGGTGGAGGGAACGCTCACGGATTCTCGGGGCCAACCGGTGCCGGGCTTCACGGTCCTCGTGGCGCCGTTGAACGGAAACATCGCCGACGATTTCCTGAGCGCGCCGGACACCAATCCACAGGGACAGTTCTCACGCGGGGGAATCCTCCCAGGGCGATACCGGGTGCAAGCAGAGCAGGTCGCGAGCAGCGTGAAGCGCAAGGCCTGGGCCGTCGTGGAGGTGAAGGAGGGCGCCGTCGCGAAGGTGGACTTGCGACTTCCCACCGAGCACGCGTTGGAGGGAATCATCGTCGACACGTCGGGCCATCCCATCCAGGGAGCCTCCATCCGCGCCCAGCCCCGCGAGCCCGCCTCCACGGACGACGAGAGACAGATCCTCAGCGAGGGAGAGCCGCCCGGTGTCCTCTCTGACGCGAAGGGGCGCTTCGTCCTTCAAGGCCTTCGCGACAACATGGACCACCTCGTGGACGCGGTCCTCCCAGGTCATGAACTGCTCCCAGAGCACTCTACGGGAGGAAGTCCCAGCAAGAGCGAAGTCCTCGTCGGAGCGGAGGCAAGGCAGTTGCGCCTGGTGATGAAACGACTCGCGCATGCGCGAGGACGGCTCGTGGGTCCTGATGGCGCACCCCTGCGCAAGTTCCAGGTCGACCTGAATCAGATGACCTCGCCAGATGGCTCGTTCTCCGTGCCGATCCACGACGAGCACCGAGAACACTTCATCTTCCAGGCGGAGGGCACGCTCAGGGTCACACGCACCGTGGACGGCGGACGGGATGGACCCGATGTCGACCTGGGAGAGATTCGACTGGAGGCAGGCCGCGAGATTCGCGGCGTGGTGCGCGATGCACGAACGGGGGAACCCGTATCTTATGCCACGGTGAGCCTGTCCGATGAGGATGCCTCCGAATCCGAGTCGAGCATCCAGGCTTACGCCGACCGGGATGGATTCTTCGTCCTGGGACCCGTGCCCCTGCGCCCGCTCACACTCCAATCGAATGGGAATGAGGCGCAGGTGGACTCATCACAGCAGGAAGTCACGGTGTGGATGAGCGCCATCGCTCCGGAGCGCGACACCTCTGCGCGGGAAGAGGTTCCACAGGAGAGCGCCGCGCTGGACTCGCCCTGAGGCTCGTCACTCCTGACGGGGTCCGTGGGGCTCCGGCTGCTATCCTGAGGCTTCGACGTCAGCAGCCGGAGCTCGTGCATGCGCAGGTGGTTCTTGGGGGGCAGCATCCTCGTCATCGGAGTCCTCGTGCTCCTCGTGTGGCAGCCGTGGAGCGGCAAGCCCTCGGCCCCTCTTCGCGCACCCACGGGACAGGCTCGCGCCGCGCACGACGCGCTGCCTCGCACGTCCGCTCCCCTGCCCCCTTCCAGCGCCGGGCTCACCATTCGCGGCACCGTCGTGGACACGCTGGGCAAGCCTGTCGCCGGTGCCCGCGTCTCCGCGTCCTGGCCCGAGGACGGTGAGACGCTGTCCGCGACGCTCTGCCCCAAGGAGCTGCTCTCCCGTCACGACGCGCTGAGCCCGGAGCCCTGGGCGACCCGGATGCTCGTCGACTGCATGCCCGCCTCCGAGAGCATCCTCGTTCCCCTGCTGCTCGCTCGTCAGGGCGAGGCCCCCGTGCACGCGGAGGCACTGTCCTCCGAAGACGGCTCCTTCGTCCTCGAAGGTCTACCCGAAGGCCCCCAGACGCTGCTCGCGCTCTCCTCCCAGGGCGCGGGGACTCGCACGGGTGTGCCCGCCGGGAGCAGCGGCGTCTCGCTGATGCTCGACGACCCGCTGTTCATGTCCGGTCGCGTCCTCGATGAGGACAGCGCCCCCGTGCCCGGCGTCGCCATCACGCTCGCGAGCTGGCGCAACACCCGCTTCTTCGACACGACCACCGATGCCCGGGGCCACTTCAAGCTCGGCCCTCTCCCCTTCGACTCCTATCTCCTGCTCGCCGCGAAGCAGGACTGGAGCCCCACGCTCGAATGGCTCCAGCTCCGCGAGGCGCCTCACGAAATCCGCCTGGGCCGTCGGCACACGCTCACCGGCCGCGTCCTCTCGAATGGCGCTCCCGTGAAGGACGTGGAGGTGCTCGCCTCCCGCGAGAAGGTCATGGAGGACAGGCCGCCGCTGCGCGCGAAGACGGACGCGCAAGGTCGCTTCACCCTCGAGCCCGGCAGCGGTCACTACCGGCTCACCGCCGAACACGAAGGCCAGTACGCACGCGCCCTGGTGGAGCTGGGCAAGACACCCTCGTCCCCCGTGACGCTGAACCTTGGCGAGGCGCTCGGTGTCGAGGGACGCGTCATCGACGACCAGGGCGCCCCCGTGGCCAAGGCTCGCGTGAAGCTCCGCTCCACGGACCGCTCACGCGTCGAGGAGATGGAGACGCTCACCGGCCCGGACGGTCGCTACCGCGCGGGGCCCATCGCTCCCGGAGGATGGGACTTCACCATCGAGGCCGACGGCTACGTGGACATGTCCAGTGCCGAGGAGCGCGTCATGTCCTCCAACATGCGCTCCCAGAATTTCACCCTCACGCGCGCCACGTCCGTCACCGGCCGCGTCGTCGACGGCTCGGGACGTCCGCTCGCGGGCATCCGGGTCGACCTGCACCGCCCCGTCCAGCACGCCGAGGACTTCGAGCCCCAGGAGAGCACCTACTCGGCCGAGGACGGCTCCTTCGTGCTCGATGCCACCGAGCCCGGCGACTACAAGGTGAGCACCTTCAGCGAGCGCTTCATCCCGCTCTTCCTGCCGACACCCGCCCCCGCCAAGGACGTGCTCCTGACGCTGAGCGCCGGTGGCACCGTCGAAGGCACCGTGCTGGACGCGCGAGGACAACCCATGCCGCGCTTCCACGTGATGCTGGGTCGAGTGGACGCGGGCGACGACGCGCAAGAACCCCTGGAGACGATGGGCACGGATGACCAGGGCGTCTTCCGCCGTCAGGGCGTCGCTCCCGGGCGCTACCGCATCTTCGCGCTGCGGGCCTCCCCCAGCGTGGACCGCAAGGCCGAGGCCGAGGTGGAGGTGCGCGACGGCGCCGTGGCGAAGGTGACGATGCGACTGCCTGAGGAGCGCTCCGTGGAGGTGCTCGTCGTCGACACCTCGGGCAACCCCGTGGAGAAGGCCCTGGTGCGCGCCAGGCCGCTGGACCCCACTCCCGAGGAGTACCACTCGGAGATGCACCATTTCTCCTCGGGCGTCAGCACGGACGCGAACGGACGCGCGGTGCTCCGACACCTGGAGGCCACCGGGTACAGGCTCGCCGCCACAAAGCTCGGTCACACCCTGCTGCCTGAGCGCTCCACGCCCTCCTCCAGTCCCTCGGCGACGGGCTCCGACAACCTTTTCATCCAGGCGGACACGCAGCAGGCGCGGTTCGTGATGAAGCGCCACTCGCATGTCAAAGGTCGCCTCCTCGGACCGGATGGCGCGCCCCTCTCGCGCTTCCGCGTCAACGCGCAACAGCTCGAGTCCGAGGACGGGACCTTCTCACTCCCCAACCACGCCATGGCGGGACGCACCCAGTTCATCTTCAACGCGGAGGGGCTGCCCACCGTGTCTCGCGCCGTGCAAGGCGGCGAGGCGTCCGCCGACGTCGACCTGGGGGACATCCGGCTCGAGGCGGGCCGCGCGCTCACAGGCGTCGTCCTGGACGCGACGACGGGAGAGCCCGCGGAGAATGTCCTGGTGGCGCTCGACAGCGAGCTGCGCGACGAGGGCGACAACTTCCCGCGACAGCTCGTCCTGAAGACCACGGACCGCGACGGCCGCTTCGACCTGGGCAAGCTGGAAGCCCGCCCCCTCACGCTCCGGCTGTTCCTGCACGAGCGCTACCGCGAGCAGTTCGTTCCCATCAACGCCACGCAGACCGAGGTGACGGTGCGCATGGACCCCGGCGCGCGGCTGAACGTGACGGCGCGCGATGCGCAGGGGAAGAAGATCGACGGCTTCGTCAGCTATCAAGGCCCGGGCGCCGAGGGCGCCATCGTCCTGGAGAACGGCGCCGGCAAGGCGAGCGCGCTCAACCCCGGGAAGTACACGCTGCGGATGGAGCCTCGCGGTCGGCAGAGCCGGACCCTGGCCTACCTGCCACAGCAGGTGGACGTGCCCGCCAGCGGTGAGGTGTCCGTGCAGTTCAAGCCCGCAGCGGGCGGCGCCACCGTGAAGCTGCTCGTTCCCACGGACAAGGGCGTGGACATGGCGCTGGTGCCCGGCAGCGTGCCTCCGCCCACGAGCCCCGCCGCGCTCCGCCAGGTCATGTTCCAGGGCATCTCCGGCACCTACGAGATGGGGGACACCGAAGTGGTGTTCGCCCATGTCCCGCAGGGCAGGGTCACCGTCTTCTTCCTCACGCCCGACGCGCTCGGTCGCTTCCACACCGAGGAGCTGGACATCCCCGCGAGTGGCACGATGTCTCGCACGCTACAGCTCGCGTGGCGGAGGCTCGACGTCACCCAGGACTAGTCGCCTCGCGACTGTCGGACATCGCGCGCGCGTCTGCGGGCTGGAAACGAGTGCCGCGCCGTGCTTCAGGTACGGTGCGGGGCCCGCCATGCACTTCAAGTTCGTCCACGCCGCCGACCTGCACCTGGACACGCCCTTCCGCGGCATCGCCGCCCACGGTCCGCTGCTGACCCGGTTCCAGGAGTCTACCTTCCGCGCCCTGGCGCGCATCGTCGACCTGTGCCTGCGCGAGCGCGTCACCTTCCTGCTGCTCGCCGGAGATTTGTTCGAGGTGAAGGACCGCTCCGTGCGCGCACGGCTCGTCCTGCGCCGGGAGCTGGAGCGACTGCACGTCGCGGGCATCGAGGCGTTCATCGTCCACGGGAATCATGATCCGCTCAGCGGTGACACGGGGACGCTCGGGCTGCCGTCCTCGGTGAAGGTCTTCGGCCCGGACTGGGAGGAGGCCGAGGTGCGGCGCGAGGGCCGCCGGCTGTGCCGCGTGCAGGGCATCTCGTATCCCGACGTGGAGGTGCGCGAGGACCTGTCCTCCCGCTTCCGTCGCACTGGCGAGGGCTTCAGCGTGGGCCTGCTGCACGCGAACCTGGGCGGCGCCGAGGGCCATGCGAACTACGCCCCCTGCACTCCCGCGGGCCTGGGCGCTCGCGGGCTGGACTACTGGGCGCTGGGACACGTGCACACGCGCGGCGAGCTGATGCTCCCCGGCGGCGGGCTCGCGGTGTACCCGGGCAATCCGCAGGGTCGGCATGTGCTGGAGACGGGTGAGCGCGGCTGCGTGCTGGTGGAGGTGGAGGACGGCGGGACGCGGCGGCGCTTCGTGCCCGTGGACACGGTGCGCTGGCATCGGGTGGAGGTGCCGCTCACGGGCGTGGCCACGCTGGATGGGTTGATGGGCACGCTGAGCGAGGCCGTGGACGCGGCGTGTGCCCAGGAGCTGGACGGGCACGCGGTGCGCGTGGTGCTCACGGGACGCGGGCCGCTGCACCGTGAGCTGGCTCGGCCGGGGGCGCTCTCGCAACTGGAGGAGGGGCTTCGCGCGAAGCTGGCGGCGGGACATCCTCCGGTGCTGCTGGAGTCGCTGCGGGATTCGAGCCGTCCCGAGCTGGACTGGGATGCGCTCACGGCGGAGGGCGGGTTCGCTCGCACGCTGCTGGAGGAGGCGCGCGCGCTGGAGGAGGACCCGGGTGCGTTGACGCGCCTGTGGGAGGAGGAGGCGCTCGGCAGCCTGGGACAGAAGCTCAAGCGCCTGGGCGTGGACGTGCTGGAGACGCCACGCAAGGAGTGGGTGTCCCGCGCGAGCCTGCTGGGCGTCGAGGCGCTGCACGAGGAGGACGGGGCATGAAGCCGGGCTTGCGCATCGACTCACTGCGGGTGCGACGCTTCGGGCACTTCTCCGAGCTGTCGCTGGAGCTGGGCCCTGGACTGCACCTGATGTACGGGCCCAACGAGGCCGGCAAGAGCACGCTGCTCGCCTTCCTGCGCGCCATGTTGTTCGGCTTCGAGAAGCGCGGGCATCCGGAGCGGTATGCGCCCTCCGAGGAGGACACGCCCTTCGGCGGTGAGCTGCGGCTCTTCACGGCGACGGGGGCGTTGACGGTGCGGCGCATGGCGACGCCTCGCGGACGGAAGGCGGAGAGCCTCACGGTGCTCGGAGCCGATGGCGAGCCGGTGTCCGAGGAGCGCCTGAAGGACGCGCGCGGACATGTCACGCGGGAGCTGTACTTCGATGTCTTCGCCTTCCGGCTGGAGGAGCTCGCGGGCTTCGAGCAGCTCACGGAGGCTCGGGGTGCTTCCGATGCGCTGGTGGCCGCGAGCATGCGCGGGGCCCGGCGATTGCCGGAGGCGATGTCCGCGCTGAGCAAGAGCGCGGAGCGGCTCTACAAGCCGAGCGGGACGAACCCCGAGCTGAACGTGAAGCTCCGCGAGCTGGAGGAGGTGCAGGAGCAGCTTCGCGAGCAGGGGAACCGGCCCGCGCTCTACTTCGCGAAGCGCGAGCGATTGGAGGCGCTGGGTGGGGAGCTCGTCGGGCTGGAGACGCGGGTCCTGGAGGATGGGCGCGAGTTGGAGCGGCTGGAGCGACTGTCCTCGGCGTTGAGTGAGGTCACCACGCTGGCGGAGGCTCGGGCGGAGCTGGAGGGCCTGCCATCCCTGGAGACCTTCCCCGAGGGTGGCGAGGCGCGACTGGAGGATGCGCTCCAGCGCAGTCGCAGCTATCGCGGCGAGGTGGCTCGGCTCGCGGAGAAGCTGTCCTCCACGGAGGCGGAGCTGACGCGGCTGGCCACGCCTTCGCCGGTGCATGGGCGGGAGGAGGCGCTGCGCTCGGCGCTGGCTTCGTATGCGGAGCACTCGGAGCGGATTCGCGCGCTGCCGGCCCGGCGCGCGGCGCTGCGGGTGAAGCGGCGTCAGGTGGAGATGTCGCTGGAGGAGCTGGGGCTCGGCGTCGACGGCGCGGGGTTGATGGGGCTCGACTTGAGCGCGGGGGCTCGCGCGGGATTGGAGTCGCTGTCGACGCGATTGGAGGCGGAGGAGACGGGACGGCGGGAGTCGTTCGCCGCCTGGGGGCGGGCTCGCTCCGAGCGGGAGCGGTTGGATGGAGTGCTCGCCCGGTTGGAATCGGAGCTCGCGGAGCTGCCGGATGTGCGGCCCTCGCATGTGCGGCAGCAACAGGCGGGCTCGCGTCGGATGCGCGATGTGCGCGGCGAGCTGGAGCGATTGGGGGAGAAGAAGGAGGAGACCCGGCGACAGCTCGAGGGCTCTCGCAATTCCGGCGTGGGGCCCGGGGCGCCGAACGTCGCGGTGATTCCGGTGTGGTGGGTGCCGGCGGCCGCGGCCATCGTGGTGGCGCTGGCCGTGGGTGCGTGGTTGATGGGGGGCACGGCGGCGGGAGCGATGTGCCTCGCGGGTGGATTGCTGCTCACGGGTCTGGTGGAGCTGGCTCGGCGGCGCGTGGAGTCGGCTCGGGATGTGGAGCGCGCGGCGCAGGCGGCGCGGCTGCGGGAGCGACAGCAGACGGAGGAGCGGCTCCGCGCGACGCTCGCGGGACTGGCGGCTCGCGAGGAGGTGCTGCACCGGGAGCTGCTCACGGCGTCGATGGAGGCGGGGCTCGCGCCGCTGGCGACGCTCGCGGACATCACCGTGCGCGAGGGTTTGTTGGCGGACCTGCTGGAGAAGGCGGGACGGCGCGAGGTGCTGC is part of the Myxococcus fulvus genome and harbors:
- a CDS encoding carboxypeptidase regulatory-like domain-containing protein, with translation MRGWIVGGIVAGVLVLLAWVLWGDDAPSETRREEAAQRSEASFDGLARRSPPMPRPRTRLAIRGTVVDALGRPVAGARVSASSPEEGETLSTIPCPRENLPSWATPDEEPSSPWLLAECLPQCEDMLVSLLLARQGEAHVHAETISTEDGAYVLDDLPEGPQTLLALSEHGAVSRMDVSTGSQDVELMLGPPTFIQGQVLGENDVPLSGVSLTLVSTRHTRFFDSHTDVRGEFKLGPIPHDTYLLLASKEGWRPVLVQTGSQGAALEIRMHRSHRLSGRVISGGLPVEGVEVVVGSAKPFSRAVPFRVKTDSGGHFEFELSSGSFLVTAQREGQAALSRVTLGASPITEVLLRLGEARQVEGTVLDDESGAAVAGARVTLFPQGMQWLTLETTTGADGRYRVGPVEPGVWLFSIRSSGYVTSTHWERTLSPDLALRNFALRRAVPITGHVVDDAGQPMGNVALSLESVNHGYQTYEEVRTAPDGSFTLAASAPADFHVIARSNRYVTKRVAVRAPMTDLRITLSAGGAVEGTLTDSRGQPVPGFTVLVAPLNGNIADDFLSAPDTNPQGQFSRGGILPGRYRVQAEQVASSVKRKAWAVVEVKEGAVAKVDLRLPTEHALEGIIVDTSGHPIQGASIRAQPREPASTDDERQILSEGEPPGVLSDAKGRFVLQGLRDNMDHLVDAVLPGHELLPEHSTGGSPSKSEVLVGAEARQLRLVMKRLAHARGRLVGPDGAPLRKFQVDLNQMTSPDGSFSVPIHDEHREHFIFQAEGTLRVTRTVDGGRDGPDVDLGEIRLEAGREIRGVVRDARTGEPVSYATVSLSDEDASESESSIQAYADRDGFFVLGPVPLRPLTLQSNGNEAQVDSSQQEVTVWMSAIAPERDTSAREEVPQESAALDSP
- a CDS encoding metallophosphoesterase family protein, with product MHFKFVHAADLHLDTPFRGIAAHGPLLTRFQESTFRALARIVDLCLRERVTFLLLAGDLFEVKDRSVRARLVLRRELERLHVAGIEAFIVHGNHDPLSGDTGTLGLPSSVKVFGPDWEEAEVRREGRRLCRVQGISYPDVEVREDLSSRFRRTGEGFSVGLLHANLGGAEGHANYAPCTPAGLGARGLDYWALGHVHTRGELMLPGGGLAVYPGNPQGRHVLETGERGCVLVEVEDGGTRRRFVPVDTVRWHRVEVPLTGVATLDGLMGTLSEAVDAACAQELDGHAVRVVLTGRGPLHRELARPGALSQLEEGLRAKLAAGHPPVLLESLRDSSRPELDWDALTAEGGFARTLLEEARALEEDPGALTRLWEEEALGSLGQKLKRLGVDVLETPRKEWVSRASLLGVEALHEEDGA
- a CDS encoding AAA family ATPase; translated protein: MKPGLRIDSLRVRRFGHFSELSLELGPGLHLMYGPNEAGKSTLLAFLRAMLFGFEKRGHPERYAPSEEDTPFGGELRLFTATGALTVRRMATPRGRKAESLTVLGADGEPVSEERLKDARGHVTRELYFDVFAFRLEELAGFEQLTEARGASDALVAASMRGARRLPEAMSALSKSAERLYKPSGTNPELNVKLRELEEVQEQLREQGNRPALYFAKRERLEALGGELVGLETRVLEDGRELERLERLSSALSEVTTLAEARAELEGLPSLETFPEGGEARLEDALQRSRSYRGEVARLAEKLSSTEAELTRLATPSPVHGREEALRSALASYAEHSERIRALPARRAALRVKRRQVEMSLEELGLGVDGAGLMGLDLSAGARAGLESLSTRLEAEETGRRESFAAWGRARSERERLDGVLARLESELAELPDVRPSHVRQQQAGSRRMRDVRGELERLGEKKEETRRQLEGSRNSGVGPGAPNVAVIPVWWVPAAAAIVVALAVGAWLMGGTAAGAMCLAGGLLLTGLVELARRRVESARDVERAAQAARLRERQQTEERLRATLAGLAAREEVLHRELLTASMEAGLAPLATLADITVREGLLADLLEKAGRREVLLRERDVLRASHDVASRDERQAGETLRGHEGRLATLNAELAVCLASRKFPSGLPALAALTLWREASALRQRWQDVSAEEAAVSTDEATCTAVVTRLHELTRGLFTHANNDPPHDEDPLSARSTESLVASVNSALDADRERETERRAVDERRRELREEKARLDTLRQSEDAALAALLHEGGGGDEETFRRRAVQARRYAELVRQTRELAQRIEARTGLSDAQVREALRSLGGADGLRITLEQVRSRHSEAQSKLKDVLTEQGATRNQLEQWENDDLLSRLRIQEETLRAKVAELATRYAEDKLALALLNRARHRFEEEQQPRVVQLASEHFALLTEGRYRRVFIPAGDERELRVSDGQRDWSAAQLSRGTREQLYLAFRLAVVRDFGETRGALPLIVDDILVNFDPTRARGAIHLLARLAEQQQVIAFTCHPWLRTLFEAEGARLLMLDAHDASTTRRAG
- a CDS encoding carboxypeptidase regulatory-like domain-containing protein → MRRWFLGGSILVIGVLVLLVWQPWSGKPSAPLRAPTGQARAAHDALPRTSAPLPPSSAGLTIRGTVVDTLGKPVAGARVSASWPEDGETLSATLCPKELLSRHDALSPEPWATRMLVDCMPASESILVPLLLARQGEAPVHAEALSSEDGSFVLEGLPEGPQTLLALSSQGAGTRTGVPAGSSGVSLMLDDPLFMSGRVLDEDSAPVPGVAITLASWRNTRFFDTTTDARGHFKLGPLPFDSYLLLAAKQDWSPTLEWLQLREAPHEIRLGRRHTLTGRVLSNGAPVKDVEVLASREKVMEDRPPLRAKTDAQGRFTLEPGSGHYRLTAEHEGQYARALVELGKTPSSPVTLNLGEALGVEGRVIDDQGAPVAKARVKLRSTDRSRVEEMETLTGPDGRYRAGPIAPGGWDFTIEADGYVDMSSAEERVMSSNMRSQNFTLTRATSVTGRVVDGSGRPLAGIRVDLHRPVQHAEDFEPQESTYSAEDGSFVLDATEPGDYKVSTFSERFIPLFLPTPAPAKDVLLTLSAGGTVEGTVLDARGQPMPRFHVMLGRVDAGDDAQEPLETMGTDDQGVFRRQGVAPGRYRIFALRASPSVDRKAEAEVEVRDGAVAKVTMRLPEERSVEVLVVDTSGNPVEKALVRARPLDPTPEEYHSEMHHFSSGVSTDANGRAVLRHLEATGYRLAATKLGHTLLPERSTPSSSPSATGSDNLFIQADTQQARFVMKRHSHVKGRLLGPDGAPLSRFRVNAQQLESEDGTFSLPNHAMAGRTQFIFNAEGLPTVSRAVQGGEASADVDLGDIRLEAGRALTGVVLDATTGEPAENVLVALDSELRDEGDNFPRQLVLKTTDRDGRFDLGKLEARPLTLRLFLHERYREQFVPINATQTEVTVRMDPGARLNVTARDAQGKKIDGFVSYQGPGAEGAIVLENGAGKASALNPGKYTLRMEPRGRQSRTLAYLPQQVDVPASGEVSVQFKPAAGGATVKLLVPTDKGVDMALVPGSVPPPTSPAALRQVMFQGISGTYEMGDTEVVFAHVPQGRVTVFFLTPDALGRFHTEELDIPASGTMSRTLQLAWRRLDVTQD